From Salinicoccus roseus, one genomic window encodes:
- a CDS encoding acryloyl-CoA reductase — protein MERFKALVIDKADEGTTMDIKEIGMEDLSEGEVTIKVAYSSVNYKDGMVAVTGSIAETFPLVPGIDLAGTVISSEDERFQEGDEVIATSYYIGTRHSGGFSEVARIPAEWVVPLPEGLTLKESMELGTAGFTAALCVKRLEENGLEPGSGKVLVDGASGGVGSLAINMLADKGYEVVASTGRTEEAEYLKSLGAAKVIHRDEVTDTDGKSTRKRQWQAAIDPVGGKTLQYILSSLDYGGSVATCGLAGGIEVETTVLPFISRAINWLGIDSVKYPMEPRKKVWESLAGELKPSALETHISHEVSLEELPGTLRDILKGRVRGRVIVKF, from the coding sequence ATGGAACGATTCAAGGCATTGGTCATAGACAAGGCGGATGAGGGTACAACGATGGATATCAAGGAGATCGGCATGGAGGATCTGTCTGAAGGGGAAGTGACGATCAAAGTTGCATATTCAAGTGTGAACTATAAGGATGGCATGGTCGCAGTGACGGGCAGCATTGCCGAGACGTTCCCGCTTGTACCGGGAATCGACCTTGCAGGTACGGTGATTTCATCTGAAGATGAACGTTTTCAGGAAGGGGACGAAGTGATCGCCACCAGCTACTATATCGGTACGCGGCACAGCGGCGGTTTCAGTGAAGTCGCCAGGATTCCTGCGGAATGGGTCGTCCCCCTGCCTGAAGGACTGACGCTCAAGGAATCGATGGAACTCGGCACCGCAGGTTTCACGGCCGCACTGTGTGTAAAGAGGCTTGAGGAGAATGGACTTGAGCCCGGGAGTGGAAAGGTGCTCGTCGACGGCGCAAGCGGCGGGGTCGGCAGTCTTGCCATCAATATGCTCGCGGATAAGGGATATGAGGTCGTGGCAAGCACAGGTCGGACAGAAGAGGCTGAATATCTGAAATCCCTCGGGGCAGCCAAAGTCATCCACCGGGATGAAGTGACCGACACCGACGGGAAGTCCACCCGGAAGCGGCAATGGCAGGCAGCCATCGACCCGGTTGGCGGCAAGACACTGCAGTATATATTGAGCAGCCTCGATTATGGTGGTTCAGTCGCCACGTGCGGACTCGCTGGCGGCATAGAAGTGGAGACCACCGTCCTTCCATTCATTTCCCGGGCAATAAACTGGCTCGGGATCGATTCCGTCAAATATCCGATGGAGCCGAGAAAAAAGGTCTGGGAGAGCCTCGCTGGCGAACTGAAACCTTCTGCCCTGGAAACGCATATCTCCCATGAAGTATCACTCGAGGAGCTCCCGGGTACTTTGCGGGATATCCTTAAAGGGCGGGTCCGTGGCCGCGTCATCGTCAAATTCTGA
- a CDS encoding rhodanese-related sulfurtransferase has protein sequence MKYQVLLYYYYTDIEDPEGFSSEHLELCKSMNLKGRILVANEGINGTVSGTVEDTEKYMEYMKNHPLFDGIVFKIDPSEGHTFKKMHVRPRPELVNLSLEDDINPREMTGEYLEPKDFYAQMQDENTIVLDARNTYEYDVGHFRGAIRPDVETFRELPEWVRENRDMLEGKRILTYCTGGIRCEKFSGWLKREGFEDVGQLHGGIATYGKDPEVKGQNWDGMMYVFDERLTVPVNQVEHNVVGRDHFNGTPCERYINCANPECNDQILASEENEAKHLGGCSLECTKHPRNRYVIENDLSAEEVDAQIKVLEEEAYAK, from the coding sequence ATGAAATATCAAGTTTTACTCTATTACTACTACACAGACATTGAAGATCCCGAGGGATTCTCATCGGAGCACCTTGAGCTGTGCAAAAGCATGAACCTCAAAGGGCGCATCCTGGTCGCGAACGAAGGTATAAACGGCACCGTATCCGGCACCGTGGAAGATACCGAAAAGTATATGGAATACATGAAGAATCATCCACTTTTCGATGGCATCGTGTTCAAGATCGATCCGTCTGAAGGCCACACCTTCAAGAAGATGCATGTACGTCCCCGTCCTGAGCTCGTCAACCTCAGCCTTGAGGATGACATCAATCCCCGTGAAATGACGGGTGAATACCTCGAACCAAAGGATTTCTATGCGCAGATGCAAGACGAAAATACGATTGTCCTCGATGCAAGGAACACTTATGAGTATGATGTCGGCCATTTCCGTGGCGCCATCCGTCCGGATGTGGAGACATTCCGGGAACTTCCGGAATGGGTGAGGGAGAACCGCGATATGCTCGAAGGCAAACGCATCCTGACATACTGCACCGGCGGCATACGCTGCGAGAAGTTTTCAGGCTGGCTCAAGCGTGAAGGATTTGAAGATGTCGGACAGCTCCATGGCGGCATCGCAACATACGGCAAAGACCCTGAAGTCAAAGGGCAGAACTGGGATGGCATGATGTATGTCTTCGATGAAAGGTTGACCGTACCCGTAAATCAGGTGGAACACAATGTCGTCGGCAGAGATCATTTCAACGGCACACCATGCGAACGCTACATCAACTGTGCAAATCCGGAATGCAACGACCAGATCCTCGCTTCGGAAGAAAATGAAGCGAAGCACCTTGGCGGCTGCTCGCTGGAATGTACAAAGCACCCCAGAAACAGATATGTCATTGAAAATGATCTGTCGGCAGAAGAAGTGGATGCACAGATAAAAGTGCTCGAAGAAGAAGCATACGCTAAATAA
- the ggt gene encoding gamma-glutamyltransferase: MANLEEIFKAQEKYYDTGNQIKGDTGKYGMVASAIKEATHAGNQMLDQGGNAFDALIAVQLSLAVVEGMNTGIGAGGFIVCHEEEKNETKVINAHSRAPAELEPECFVYDNGEVIPFDKRSTHGSSVGVPGIMKGLKHLHENYATLPLETLIAPAIELAESDFRVNSLWERTLHLFDHRLGEEARKKFMPDGKPLREGDTIVQPELAKTLKIIRDEGFDSVYEGEIADAIVEAVQDQGGVMTHQDLINYHVKIEEPLWSRYRGYDIATPAPPSGGGIAVAQQLKILENLDISQYDPHSVEKYHLLAQTMQLALADKNTHIGDADFHELPMDGLMDEEYITERIQLISEENNARTYEAGDPWKYQPGRDGTIETDRYAGNEGMETTHFTAVDQWGNVASCTSSIERIYGSGIMVPGYGFIMNNDLTDFEAEPGQVNEPNGHKYPTSSKCPTILFHEGKPFFTLGSPGAQTIVASVAQTIINIIDYNMSLDEAIRDPRIYVTRDLETQWEDGLEKEVLESLKKLGYSFDQSFREQTADTRLGDVQAIMIDQTNGHKLYGAADSPRPGGAEGL, from the coding sequence ATGGCAAACCTGGAAGAGATTTTTAAAGCGCAGGAAAAATATTATGATACAGGCAATCAGATAAAAGGCGACACCGGCAAGTACGGGATGGTCGCAAGTGCCATCAAGGAGGCCACCCATGCCGGCAACCAGATGCTTGATCAGGGCGGCAATGCATTCGATGCACTCATTGCAGTGCAGCTCTCACTGGCAGTTGTTGAAGGTATGAATACCGGCATCGGCGCAGGCGGTTTCATCGTGTGCCACGAAGAGGAGAAGAATGAAACCAAAGTCATCAACGCACATTCGCGGGCGCCGGCGGAACTGGAACCGGAATGTTTCGTATATGACAACGGCGAAGTGATTCCATTCGACAAACGTTCTACCCATGGCAGTTCGGTTGGTGTGCCGGGCATAATGAAGGGGCTCAAGCATCTGCATGAAAATTATGCCACCCTGCCCCTTGAAACATTGATTGCGCCTGCAATCGAACTTGCCGAATCTGATTTCCGTGTGAACTCTTTATGGGAACGTACACTCCACCTTTTCGATCATCGCCTCGGGGAAGAGGCACGCAAGAAATTCATGCCGGATGGCAAGCCGCTCAGGGAAGGCGACACCATCGTCCAGCCTGAACTTGCGAAAACTTTGAAGATCATCAGGGACGAAGGTTTCGATTCCGTATATGAAGGGGAGATTGCAGATGCCATCGTAGAAGCCGTCCAAGACCAGGGCGGAGTCATGACCCACCAGGATCTCATCAACTACCATGTCAAAATTGAAGAACCATTATGGAGCCGCTACAGAGGTTACGACATTGCGACACCTGCGCCACCAAGCGGCGGCGGCATCGCAGTGGCCCAGCAGTTGAAAATACTTGAAAATCTCGACATTTCACAATATGATCCGCATTCCGTTGAAAAATACCATCTGCTTGCACAGACGATGCAGCTTGCACTCGCGGATAAGAATACGCATATCGGTGATGCAGACTTCCACGAACTCCCGATGGATGGCCTGATGGATGAGGAGTATATAACAGAACGCATTCAGCTGATCTCCGAAGAAAACAACGCCAGAACTTATGAAGCGGGAGACCCTTGGAAATATCAGCCAGGCAGGGACGGTACGATTGAAACCGACAGATATGCAGGCAACGAAGGCATGGAGACGACCCATTTCACTGCAGTGGACCAATGGGGCAATGTCGCTTCCTGCACATCTTCCATAGAACGGATCTATGGCTCAGGCATCATGGTGCCCGGCTACGGGTTCATCATGAACAACGACCTTACAGACTTCGAAGCTGAGCCGGGACAGGTCAATGAACCGAACGGCCATAAGTATCCGACAAGCTCCAAATGTCCAACGATACTGTTCCACGAAGGGAAGCCGTTCTTCACACTCGGCTCCCCTGGCGCGCAGACCATCGTCGCCTCCGTCGCCCAGACGATCATCAACATCATAGACTACAACATGTCGCTCGATGAAGCGATCAGGGATCCGAGGATCTATGTGACCCGTGACCTCGAAACACAGTGGGAGGACGGCCTCGAAAAAGAGGTTCTTGAATCACTCAAGAAGCTCGGCTACTCTTTCGACCAGTCGTTCAGGGAGCAGACTGCGGACACCCGCCTCGGCGATGTACAGGCGATCATGATCGACCAGACGAACGGCCATAAGCTCTATGGTGCAGCCGACTCGCCGCGCCCGGGCGGTGCAGAAGGCCTGTAG